Genomic DNA from Azospirillum brasilense:
ATCGGCAGGGTGCCATGCACGGCGTGCCAGGCGCGGAACGCCTCGATGAAGGTCATCACCTGGCCCTTGTCGTCCACCGCGCCGCGGGCGACGATGCGGCGGCCATACTCGGCCTCGACGATGGCCGGCTCGAAGGGCGGGCTGTTCCACAGCTCCAGCGGCTCCGCCGGCTGCACGTCGTAATGGCCGTAATAGAGGATGTGCGGCACATCGGAACCGCCCGGCCCCGGATGGTGGGCGACGACCGCGGGATGGCCGGCCGTCTCGCGCACGGAGGCGTCGAAGCCCAGCCCGCTCAGCTCGCGCACCAGCCAGTCCGCGGCGCGGCGGACGTCGCCCTTGTAGGCGGGGTCGGTGCTGACGCTGGGGATGCGCAGCAGGTCGCAGAGGCGGCCCAGGGAGTCTTCGAAACTGCGGTCAACCTGCTGGAGAACGGGGTCGGCTGACAGGACGCTCGACATTCGGAACTGCCTTCGGTGTGAATGATGGCAGCGATGGTAGCGCATCGCGGTTCCGCGCCAAGCTCCACAAAGCGCAGGGGTGCCATCCTCGCGACGGCGGCGTTTCCGGTGCCCGCCACGGGAAGCACAGGATGGCGGAACCGAAGCTCTGCCCTCGCGAGGATGCCTCGGACGCAGGCGCGTCAGACGGTGAGATACCGCCGGACCTCGCTCTCCTCCAGCCCGTCGCGGCTGCCCGCCAGCATGACCTCGCCGCGTTCCATCACCGCCCAGTCGTCGGCCAGATCGCGGGCGAACTCGAAATACTGCTCGACCAGCAGGATCGCCATGGTGCCTTTGTCGCGCAGGTAGGCGATGGCCCGCCCGATGTCCTTGATGATGGAGGGCTGAATGCCCTCGGTCGGCTCGTCCAGCACCAGCAGCCGGGGCCGCGTCACCAGCGCCCGCCCGATGGCGAGCTGCTGCTGCTGCCCGCCCGACAGGTCGCCGCCGCGCCGGTCGAGCATGGACTTCAGCACCGGGAACAGCTCGAACACCTCGTCGGGGATCGAGCGGTCGGCGCGCTTCAGCGGGGCGTAGCCGGTCAGCAGGTTTTCCCGCACCGTCAGCAGCGGGAAGATCTCGCGCCCCTGCGGGACATAGGCGATGCCGCGCCGCGCCCGTTCCGACGGGGCGAGCCTGGTGATGTCGCCGCCGTCCCAGGCGATGGTTCCGCCGGTCACCGGCTTCAGCCCGACGATGGCGCGCAGCAGCGAGGACTTGCCGACGCCGTTGCGCCCGAGCAGGCAGGTGACCTTTCCCACCTCCGCCGTCAGCGACACGCCGCGCAGCGCCTGCGCCGCGCCGTAATGGAGATCGACAGACCGTACGTCGAGCATGCTTGTTTTCTCCCAAGTCCCTTCTCCCCCCTGGGGAGAAGGTTAGGATGAGGGGGCGGCCGCAGGCCGGAAAAGCTCTGCAATGAGGCTGCGTTCCCGCCCTTCGGGCGCCCCCTCACCCTGACCCTCTCCCCAGAGGAGAGAGGGAAATACATTTGCGTCACCGGCCCAGATAGACGTCGATGACCTGCTTGTTGGCGCTCACCGTGTCGAGCGAGCCTTCGGCCAGCACCGAGCCCTCGTGCAGCACCGTGACCTTCACGCCCAGTTCGCGGACGAAGACCATGTCGTGCTCCACGACGATCACCGAATGCTTGCCGGCGATGTCCTTCAGCAGATGGGCGGTCTGTTCCGTCTCGGCGTCGGTCATGCCGGCCACCGGCTCGTCGACCAGCAACAGCTTCGGGTCCTGGGCCAGCAGCATGCCGATCTCCAGCCACTGCTTCTCGCCGTGCGACAGGCTGCCCGCCGGGCGGTCGCGCCGGGGCGACAGGCGGGTGATGTCGAGGATCTCCTCGATCCGCGCCCGGTCCTCCCGTGTCGCCGAGTAGGTCAGCGTCTTCAGCGGACGGCGCGGCGCCTTCAGCGACAGCTCCAGATTGTCCCAGACGGTGTGCATCTCGAACACGGTGGGGCGCTGGAACTTGCGGCCGATGCCCAGGTTGGCGATGGCCGGCTCGCGCAGGCTGGTCAGGTCGGTGCGGCCCTCGAACAGGATGGTGCCGGTGTCGGGGCGGGTCTTGCCGGTGATGACGTCCATCATGGTCGTCTTGCCGGCGCCGTTCGGCCCGATGATCGCCCGCATCTCGCCGGGCTCGATCACCAGCGACAGGCTGTTCAGCGCCCGGAACCCGTCAAAGCTCACCGACACGCCGTCGAGATACAGCAGGGTGTCTTCGGTGCTCATGTCGTCTCAGACTCCCTTCTGGTCGACCGGCTTGGCGGTGACCGTGGCGCGCGCCGGCAGCCGGTCGCGAAGCTGCGCCGCCAGCCCCAGGATGCCCTTGGGCAGGAACAGCGTGACCAGCACGAACAGGCCGCCCAGCGCGAACAGCCACAGCTCCGGCAGCGCCGCCGTGAAGTAGCTCTTGCCGAAATTCACCAGAACCGCGCCCAGCACCGGCCCGGCCAGCGTGCCGCGCCCGCCGACGGCGACCCAGATCACCGCCTCGATGCTGCTGGCGGGGGAGAATTCCGACGGGTTGATGATGCCCACCTGCGGCACGTAGAGCGCGCCCGCCACGCCGGCCATGCAGGCCGACAGCGTCCAGGCGAACAGCTTGTAGCGGTCGGTCTCGTAGCCCAGGAAGCGCACCCGGCTCTCCGCGTCGCGCACGGCGATCAGCACCTTGCCCAGCTTGGACGCCACCACGGCTGAGGCCAGGACGTAACCGACCGCCAGCGCCACCACCGTCGCCACGAACAGTCCGACGCGGGTCGAGGCGGCCTGGATGTCGAAGCCCAGGATCTCCTTGAAGTCGGTCAGGCCGTTGTTGCCGCCGAAGCCCATGTCGTTGCGGAAGAAGGCCAGCATCAGCGCGAAGGTCAGCGCCTGCGTGATGATCGACAGGTAGACGCCGGTGACGCGGGAGCGGAAGGCGAACCAGCCGAAGGCGAAGGCGAGCAGGCCCGGCACCAGCATCACCATGATCGCGGCGAACCAGAACTGGTCGAAGCCGTGCCAGTACCAGGGCAGCTCCGTCCAGTTCAGGAAGACCATGAAGTCCGGCAGGTCGGCGTTGCCATACATGCCGCGCGAGCCGATCTGCCGCATCAGGTACATGCCCATGGCGTAGCCGCCGAGCGTGAAGAAGGCGGCGTGCCCCAGCGACAGGATGCCGACGAAGCCCCAGACGAGGTCGAGCGACAGCGCCAGCAGGGCGAAGCACAGATACTTGCCGAGCAGCGCCACCGTGTGGGTGGACAGGTGCCAGGGCGAGTCCGGGGCGGTGCCCAGCGCCATGACCGGCACCGCCACGGCCAGCACCGCCAGGACGGTCAGCAGCACGCCGGCCTTCTTGTCGAGGCCCATCAGGAAGAAACGGGTCAGCATCGGATCAGGCCTCCACCGCCCGGCCCTTCAGCGCGAACAGGCCGCGCGGACGCCGTTGGATGAACAGGATGATGAAGATCAGCACCAGGATCTTGCCCAGCACCGCGCCGGCGTAGGGCTCCAGGAACTTGTTGACGCCGCCGAGCGCCAGCGCGCCGACCAGCGTGCCCCACAGGTTGCCCACCCCGCCGAACACCACGACCATGAAGCTGTCGATGATGTAGCCCTGGCCCAGGTTGGGGCTG
This window encodes:
- the urtE gene encoding urea ABC transporter ATP-binding subunit UrtE, whose translation is MLDVRSVDLHYGAAQALRGVSLTAEVGKVTCLLGRNGVGKSSLLRAIVGLKPVTGGTIAWDGGDITRLAPSERARRGIAYVPQGREIFPLLTVRENLLTGYAPLKRADRSIPDEVFELFPVLKSMLDRRGGDLSGGQQQQLAIGRALVTRPRLLVLDEPTEGIQPSIIKDIGRAIAYLRDKGTMAILLVEQYFEFARDLADDWAVMERGEVMLAGSRDGLEESEVRRYLTV
- the urtD gene encoding urea ABC transporter ATP-binding protein UrtD; the encoded protein is MSTEDTLLYLDGVSVSFDGFRALNSLSLVIEPGEMRAIIGPNGAGKTTMMDVITGKTRPDTGTILFEGRTDLTSLREPAIANLGIGRKFQRPTVFEMHTVWDNLELSLKAPRRPLKTLTYSATREDRARIEEILDITRLSPRRDRPAGSLSHGEKQWLEIGMLLAQDPKLLLVDEPVAGMTDAETEQTAHLLKDIAGKHSVIVVEHDMVFVRELGVKVTVLHEGSVLAEGSLDTVSANKQVIDVYLGR
- the urtC gene encoding urea ABC transporter permease subunit UrtC, with translation MLTRFFLMGLDKKAGVLLTVLAVLAVAVPVMALGTAPDSPWHLSTHTVALLGKYLCFALLALSLDLVWGFVGILSLGHAAFFTLGGYAMGMYLMRQIGSRGMYGNADLPDFMVFLNWTELPWYWHGFDQFWFAAIMVMLVPGLLAFAFGWFAFRSRVTGVYLSIITQALTFALMLAFFRNDMGFGGNNGLTDFKEILGFDIQAASTRVGLFVATVVALAVGYVLASAVVASKLGKVLIAVRDAESRVRFLGYETDRYKLFAWTLSACMAGVAGALYVPQVGIINPSEFSPASSIEAVIWVAVGGRGTLAGPVLGAVLVNFGKSYFTAALPELWLFALGGLFVLVTLFLPKGILGLAAQLRDRLPARATVTAKPVDQKGV